A window of the Dongshaea marina genome harbors these coding sequences:
- a CDS encoding respiratory chain complex I subunit 1 family protein: MHALEMPSAGWIALAIIQALLMLLLAPLATGFSRVIRAKMHSRKGPGVLQDYRDIIKLLRRQSVAPANAGMIFWITPWVLVVTMLLIGMALPTITQTSPFPIAGDVITDIYLLAIFRFFFSLSGIDSNSMFGGIGSGRELTLGVLVEPIFLLSIFVMAIVVGSTDLGYISEGMVTHFFQWPVVTLLAGIACGFAVFVEMGRLPFDSAEAEQELQEGPITEYSGSGLAMMELGLGLKKLIVAQLFLAIFIPWGKATELSLGSLALAAVILFIKMVVVLLLCGWVENSMARVRFLKVHRLTWSAFAFAILALAFFVIGS; the protein is encoded by the coding sequence ATGCACGCACTTGAAATGCCGAGCGCCGGATGGATTGCATTAGCGATTATCCAGGCTCTGTTGATGTTACTGCTGGCGCCCCTGGCGACCGGCTTCTCGCGGGTGATCCGCGCTAAGATGCACTCCCGGAAAGGACCTGGTGTCCTGCAGGATTACCGGGACATCATCAAGCTGTTACGCCGCCAGTCGGTCGCTCCGGCAAATGCCGGGATGATCTTCTGGATCACCCCCTGGGTGCTGGTGGTGACCATGCTGCTGATCGGAATGGCACTGCCAACCATCACGCAAACCTCACCTTTCCCGATTGCCGGTGATGTGATCACCGACATCTATCTGCTGGCGATCTTCCGCTTCTTCTTCTCGCTGTCGGGGATCGACTCCAACAGCATGTTTGGTGGAATCGGTAGTGGTCGTGAGCTGACCCTGGGTGTTCTGGTTGAGCCTATCTTCCTGCTCTCTATCTTCGTGATGGCGATTGTCGTTGGCTCGACGGATCTGGGTTACATCAGTGAAGGTATGGTGACTCACTTCTTCCAGTGGCCGGTTGTGACTCTGCTGGCGGGTATCGCCTGTGGATTCGCCGTGTTTGTCGAGATGGGCCGACTGCCTTTCGATAGCGCCGAAGCCGAGCAGGAGCTGCAGGAAGGTCCTATCACTGAGTACTCTGGTTCTGGTCTTGCGATGATGGAGCTGGGCCTGGGGCTGAAGAAACTGATTGTGGCACAGCTGTTCCTGGCGATCTTTATTCCCTGGGGTAAGGCAACTGAGCTGAGCCTGGGAAGTTTGGCTCTGGCGGCGGTGATCCTGTTTATCAAAATGGTGGTAGTGCTGCTGCTGTGCGGTTGGGTTGAAAACAGTATGGCCCGTGTGCGCTTCTTGAAAGTCCATCGCCTGACCTGGTCTGCATTTGCTTTTGCAATCCTGGCACTGGCGTTCTTTGTAATTGGCTCATAG
- the hyfE gene encoding hydrogenase 4 membrane subunit: protein MDLLINNLAGLLIVTSFFVIVARKAKTAACLYSLQSLVLIGVFCAIAYRYGAESLYEWSITAFITKVVVLPAILYWQFGKMQDPAAEKPLLPVAVIALITAVIVVVCLHAVQAVKLPMVADLKPVLAVSLGHFFMGLLCIVCQRNILKQVFGYCLMENGSSLMLGLLAHKAPHLMEIGITVDAIFAVIVMIILARLIFSKLNTLDVKQLKMLKG, encoded by the coding sequence ATGGATTTACTGATAAACAACCTGGCAGGTTTGCTGATCGTCACCTCATTTTTTGTGATAGTGGCGCGCAAGGCGAAAACCGCAGCCTGCCTTTATTCGCTTCAGTCACTGGTGTTGATTGGAGTGTTTTGTGCCATCGCCTACCGCTATGGCGCCGAGTCTCTGTATGAGTGGTCTATTACCGCCTTTATCACCAAGGTGGTCGTATTGCCGGCGATTCTCTACTGGCAGTTTGGCAAGATGCAGGATCCTGCGGCGGAGAAGCCTCTGCTACCGGTGGCCGTGATCGCACTGATTACCGCGGTGATCGTGGTGGTATGTCTGCATGCGGTGCAGGCAGTGAAGCTGCCTATGGTTGCCGATCTTAAGCCGGTACTGGCGGTCTCGCTTGGCCACTTCTTCATGGGGCTTTTGTGCATCGTTTGCCAGCGCAACATCCTCAAGCAGGTATTTGGTTACTGCCTGATGGAGAATGGTTCTTCGCTGATGCTGGGGCTGCTGGCTCACAAGGCGCCACACCTGATGGAGATCGGAATCACTGTGGATGCGATTTTCGCGGTGATCGTGATGATTATTTTGGCCCGTTTGATCTTCTCCAAGCTTAACACCCTGGATGTCAAACAACTCAAAATGTTGAAAGGTTAA
- a CDS encoding hydrogenase 4 subunit F, with protein MSFSTLYPYLLGVPFVAALIGLACSAQKGNNGHRFAITAHTISIVVVFVLSMMLALSVFKHGALYSPGKWLMLDSLSALFMAVLSIVALMTGIHSLGYIGHEHKHGEMSSRQVSLFYGLFNLFLTTMLVSVVSNNLILMWVAIEATTISSVFLVGLYCQRSSLEGAWKYIMLCSIGVAFGLFGTVLTYANAAAVFNDPSQALLWSVVRDHAKLLDPALMQIAFVFIVIGFGTKVGLFPMHTWLPDAHSEAPSPVSALLSAGLLNCALLVILRHFIIDSEVLGSEFTRNILLGFGLLSVAVAAFFILVQRDVKRLLAYSSVENMGLITFAVALGPLGIFAAMLHVINHSLGKTLMFCGAGNVMLKYGTRDISIIKGVVRVAPWTGIMFGAGALALGGVPPFNLFISEFLIVCSGIFTHHPVLTIVLLLVLTVVLAGLARLVASCVLGKAPEHVEKGEVNVLTVVPLVVLILLMLVMGTHIPEVVLHGLDSAAQVVTNNPGHSVLESLNLPWQTASTAANITPLTH; from the coding sequence ATGTCATTTAGTACGTTATATCCCTATTTGCTCGGCGTGCCTTTTGTCGCAGCATTGATTGGGTTGGCTTGTTCAGCTCAAAAAGGCAACAATGGCCATCGCTTCGCTATCACGGCTCATACCATCAGTATTGTGGTGGTGTTTGTTCTGTCGATGATGCTGGCGCTGAGTGTATTCAAGCATGGTGCTCTCTACTCCCCCGGGAAGTGGCTGATGCTCGATAGCCTGTCGGCCCTGTTTATGGCGGTACTCAGTATCGTTGCCCTGATGACGGGGATCCACTCCCTGGGCTATATCGGGCATGAGCATAAACATGGTGAGATGAGCAGCCGTCAGGTTAGCTTGTTCTATGGGCTGTTTAACCTGTTCCTGACCACCATGCTGGTATCCGTGGTGTCTAACAACCTGATCCTGATGTGGGTGGCGATCGAAGCTACCACCATCAGCTCTGTGTTCCTGGTTGGCCTCTACTGTCAGCGCTCCTCTCTGGAAGGGGCCTGGAAGTACATCATGCTGTGTAGCATCGGGGTGGCATTCGGCCTGTTCGGCACTGTGCTGACCTATGCGAATGCGGCGGCGGTATTCAACGACCCATCCCAGGCTCTGTTGTGGAGTGTGGTGCGGGATCATGCCAAGCTGCTGGATCCGGCACTGATGCAGATCGCTTTTGTATTCATAGTGATCGGCTTTGGGACCAAGGTCGGCCTGTTCCCTATGCACACCTGGCTGCCAGATGCACACTCTGAGGCGCCAAGCCCTGTGAGTGCACTGCTGTCGGCCGGTCTTCTGAACTGTGCCCTGCTGGTGATCCTGCGCCATTTCATTATCGACTCTGAGGTGTTGGGCAGTGAGTTTACCCGCAACATCCTGCTTGGCTTCGGTCTGCTGTCGGTAGCTGTTGCTGCCTTCTTTATCCTGGTTCAGCGGGATGTGAAGCGCCTGCTGGCTTACTCCAGTGTGGAGAACATGGGTCTGATTACCTTTGCGGTTGCCCTGGGGCCACTTGGGATCTTTGCGGCGATGCTGCATGTGATCAACCACAGTCTGGGCAAGACCCTGATGTTCTGTGGTGCCGGTAACGTGATGCTCAAGTACGGGACCCGGGATATCAGCATCATCAAGGGTGTGGTTCGGGTTGCTCCCTGGACCGGGATCATGTTCGGTGCCGGAGCCCTGGCGCTGGGTGGTGTTCCGCCGTTTAACCTGTTCATCAGTGAGTTTTTGATTGTGTGTTCAGGTATTTTCACTCATCATCCGGTGCTGACAATTGTATTGCTGCTGGTACTGACCGTGGTATTGGCCGGTTTGGCGCGCCTGGTTGCCAGCTGTGTGCTGGGTAAGGCGCCTGAGCATGTAGAGAAGGGTGAAGTGAACGTCCTGACCGTGGTGCCTCTGGTGGTGCTGATCCTGCTGATGCTGGTCATGGGAACTCATATCCCTGAGGTCGTGCTGCATGGTCTGGATAGTGCAGCCCAGGTGGTGACCAATAATCCGGGTCACAGTGTGCTTGAGAGCCTGAATCTGCCATGGCAGACGGCTTCAACAGCTGCAAATATTACTCCCCTAACGCATTGA
- a CDS encoding hydrogenase large subunit — translation METFEQNSQQRPGKNYVEGIRHYFPSAILDEEWQADNQVTVTVKMTSLMEVMCWLYHDQGGWLTVSFANDERSLNGYYGVYHALSMEGQAQKCFVTIKVLVDANSLEFVSVTPKIPAAVWGEREIRDMYGLRPVGLPDERRLVLPDDWPEDLHPLRKDAMDYRQRPAPTTETETYEFDNQLGDDSNSIVPVGPLHITSDEPGHFRLFVDGEDIVDADYRMFYVHRGMEKLAETRMGYNEVTFLTDRICGICGFTHSVGYSNSVETALQVQVPERAKMIRTILLEVERLHSHMLNIGLSSHFIGFDSGFMQFFRVREKTMELAEILTGARKTYGMNLIGGVRRDILKEQRLKGIAVVREVRQAYSELVEMLLATPNLESRIAGVGILAQDVARDYSPVGPVVRASGFQRDVRTNYASSFESYGEVPMELQYENSGDVKGRVLVRVRETYDSLNIVEHGLTNLPEGPILTEDFEYVPNKYALGYTEAPRGENMHWSMLGDNQKLYRWRARAATYANWPPLRYMLRGNQVADAPLIIGSLDPCYSCTDRVTIVDTKKKRSKTIPYKAIEQYSVNRKNSPLKL, via the coding sequence ATGGAAACGTTTGAACAAAATTCCCAACAACGACCAGGTAAGAACTACGTTGAGGGGATTCGCCATTACTTCCCATCCGCCATTCTTGATGAGGAGTGGCAGGCTGATAACCAGGTGACAGTCACAGTTAAAATGACCTCCCTGATGGAGGTGATGTGCTGGTTGTATCACGACCAGGGCGGTTGGCTGACCGTCTCTTTTGCCAACGATGAGCGTAGTCTCAACGGCTATTATGGGGTGTATCACGCCCTGTCGATGGAAGGCCAGGCGCAAAAGTGCTTTGTCACCATCAAGGTGCTGGTAGATGCGAACAGCCTTGAGTTTGTCTCTGTCACGCCTAAGATCCCGGCTGCGGTCTGGGGTGAGCGTGAGATTCGCGACATGTATGGCTTGCGTCCTGTTGGCTTGCCCGATGAGCGTCGACTGGTACTGCCCGATGACTGGCCCGAAGATCTGCATCCACTGCGTAAGGATGCGATGGATTACCGTCAGCGTCCTGCACCCACCACAGAGACCGAAACATACGAGTTTGATAACCAGCTCGGTGATGATAGCAACAGTATTGTTCCTGTCGGCCCTCTGCATATCACCTCAGATGAGCCGGGTCACTTCCGGCTGTTTGTCGATGGTGAAGATATTGTGGATGCGGACTACCGGATGTTCTATGTCCACCGTGGCATGGAGAAGCTGGCTGAAACCCGTATGGGTTATAACGAGGTCACCTTCCTGACCGACCGTATTTGCGGCATCTGTGGCTTTACTCACAGCGTTGGCTACAGCAACAGTGTTGAGACCGCACTGCAGGTTCAGGTTCCTGAGCGTGCCAAGATGATCCGGACCATACTGCTTGAGGTTGAGCGCCTGCACAGCCACATGCTGAACATTGGCCTGTCGAGTCACTTTATCGGCTTTGACTCAGGCTTTATGCAGTTCTTCCGGGTTCGTGAAAAGACCATGGAGCTGGCAGAGATCCTGACCGGTGCCCGTAAAACTTACGGCATGAACCTCATTGGTGGGGTGCGTCGCGATATCCTTAAGGAGCAGCGACTCAAGGGGATCGCCGTGGTGCGTGAGGTTCGCCAGGCCTACAGCGAGTTGGTAGAGATGTTGCTGGCGACTCCTAACCTCGAAAGCCGTATCGCTGGTGTCGGGATCCTGGCTCAGGATGTTGCCCGTGACTATAGCCCGGTTGGTCCTGTGGTTCGCGCCAGCGGATTCCAGCGCGATGTTCGTACCAACTATGCGTCCAGCTTCGAGTCTTATGGCGAAGTTCCGATGGAGCTGCAATATGAGAACTCAGGTGATGTGAAAGGGCGAGTGCTGGTTCGGGTTCGTGAGACCTATGATTCTCTGAACATCGTTGAGCATGGTCTGACTAATCTTCCGGAAGGTCCGATCCTTACCGAAGACTTTGAATATGTGCCGAACAAATATGCCCTGGGCTATACCGAGGCACCGCGTGGTGAAAACATGCACTGGAGCATGCTGGGAGATAACCAGAAGCTGTATCGCTGGCGTGCCCGCGCCGCGACCTATGCGAACTGGCCTCCACTGCGTTACATGCTGCGTGGCAACCAGGTTGCCGACGCACCATTGATCATCGGCAGCCTGGATCCATGTTACTCCTGTACCGACCGGGTCACCATTGTCGATACCAAGAAGAAGCGCAGCAAAACCATCCCTTACAAGGCGATTGAGCAGTACAGTGTTAACCGCAAGAACTCACCACTGAAGCTATAA
- a CDS encoding formate hydrogenlyase complex iron-sulfur subunit: MFKLLKTVIKTGACTEKYPFAPIEIAPDFRGKPELEASQCISCAACARACPANALVMETDAKAGTRRWELSTARCIYCGRCEEVCPTKAIKLSPNFELAVTNKADLYEEAVFKLADCVNCGTPFVAQKLLDYVLDTLKHAGLSEDQLEMSLQQLQTCPACRRADNMLDGENICHQRHLEEDM, from the coding sequence GTGTTTAAGCTTTTAAAAACCGTTATCAAAACCGGAGCCTGTACTGAAAAGTATCCTTTTGCTCCGATCGAGATCGCCCCGGACTTTCGTGGTAAGCCTGAGCTGGAAGCCTCTCAGTGTATCTCCTGTGCGGCCTGTGCCCGGGCTTGCCCGGCCAACGCACTGGTGATGGAGACCGATGCCAAGGCCGGGACTCGTCGCTGGGAGCTGTCGACGGCGCGCTGCATCTATTGTGGTCGCTGTGAAGAGGTATGCCCAACCAAGGCGATTAAGTTGTCGCCGAACTTTGAGCTGGCCGTGACCAACAAGGCGGACCTCTACGAGGAAGCCGTGTTTAAGCTGGCTGACTGCGTCAACTGTGGTACGCCGTTTGTTGCCCAAAAACTGCTGGATTATGTGCTGGATACCCTCAAGCATGCAGGTCTGTCAGAGGATCAGCTGGAGATGAGTCTCCAGCAGCTGCAAACCTGTCCAGCCTGCCGCAGGGCTGACAACATGCTCGACGGCGAGAATATCTGTCATCAGCGTCATCTTGAGGAGGATATGTGA
- a CDS encoding NADH-quinone oxidoreductase subunit B family protein, which produces MKGIKQLVGSDHTQTEPLVLDPNSAKLKGTLLKEIKRSAYVYRVDCGGCNACEIEIFAATTPIFDTERFGIKVVASPRHADILLFTGAVTRAMRAPALRAYEAAPDPKIVVSYGACGCDGGIFHDLYCVWSGTDKIVPVDVYIPGCPPTPAATIYGFAVALGLLDQKLKAKDHEPEAERASLKHTGIPQDIKVMIETEARLLAGYRQGQDIADELMEVLADSTSETVDQKVGEYLKAKDDPRLSEIVHLLLGKTMTALTGQSGAPCNGCK; this is translated from the coding sequence GTGAAAGGAATAAAACAGCTGGTAGGTTCCGATCATACCCAGACCGAACCCCTAGTCCTGGATCCTAATAGCGCCAAGCTGAAAGGGACCCTGCTCAAGGAGATCAAGCGCTCGGCCTATGTTTACCGGGTTGACTGTGGTGGCTGTAACGCCTGTGAGATCGAGATCTTTGCGGCAACCACCCCCATTTTTGACACCGAGCGATTCGGCATCAAGGTGGTCGCTTCTCCACGCCATGCGGACATTCTGCTGTTTACCGGTGCGGTGACCCGTGCGATGCGAGCTCCGGCGCTGCGTGCCTATGAGGCGGCGCCCGATCCTAAGATCGTGGTTTCCTATGGCGCCTGTGGTTGTGATGGCGGGATCTTCCACGACCTCTACTGCGTATGGAGTGGCACCGACAAGATTGTTCCTGTGGATGTGTATATTCCGGGTTGTCCTCCAACCCCGGCTGCTACCATTTATGGCTTTGCGGTGGCTCTGGGTCTTCTGGATCAGAAGCTCAAGGCTAAGGACCACGAGCCAGAGGCTGAGCGTGCGAGTCTCAAGCACACCGGGATCCCTCAGGATATCAAGGTGATGATTGAGACCGAGGCTCGTTTGCTGGCTGGTTATCGTCAGGGTCAGGATATTGCGGATGAGCTGATGGAGGTCCTGGCTGACAGCACCTCAGAGACTGTAGATCAAAAGGTGGGTGAGTATCTGAAGGCGAAGGATGATCCGCGCCTGAGCGAGATAGTTCACCTGTTGCTTGGTAAAACCATGACCGCTTTAACCGGTCAGAGTGGAGCTCCCTGTAATGGCTGCAAGTGA
- a CDS encoding formate hydrogenlyase maturation HycH family protein, translating to MAASDSRHLAGKVYFYSLSRKFVDENYDVPDEAKQIMYYSLAIGHHLGIVDCLNSVLECQGQEYLEWIEGLDKESEAYRKMHGFLMFGEITIYPEHIHMLACAFDAIPQDSQSEISRQLTKGFIDALGAIHREPTMYLMIRGGK from the coding sequence ATGGCTGCAAGTGATTCCAGACACCTTGCCGGTAAAGTCTATTTTTATAGCCTGAGCCGCAAGTTTGTTGATGAAAACTATGATGTACCCGATGAAGCCAAGCAGATCATGTATTACAGCCTGGCGATCGGTCATCACCTGGGGATTGTCGACTGTCTGAATTCTGTGCTTGAGTGTCAGGGCCAGGAGTACCTTGAGTGGATCGAGGGGCTGGATAAAGAGAGTGAGGCCTATCGTAAGATGCATGGCTTCCTGATGTTTGGTGAGATCACCATCTATCCCGAGCATATCCATATGCTTGCCTGTGCCTTTGATGCGATCCCACAGGACTCCCAGAGTGAGATCTCCAGGCAGCTCACTAAGGGTTTTATCGATGCGCTGGGAGCGATTCATCGTGAACCCACCATGTATCTGATGATCCGGGGTGGCAAATGA
- the hycI gene encoding hydrogenase maturation peptidase HycI yields the protein MSKQIVLTVGNSMMGDDGAGPLLAKMMKEQPVEGWEVMEGGAMPEDCLHLIRAEQPQRVLVVDAADIGEKAGEIRIIDPETIADMYVVSTHSLPLNFLIDELKTFVPEVIFVGIQPAIVAFSAPLTEMVQSAVETLYSRLPGWQGGGGFEHC from the coding sequence ATGAGCAAGCAGATTGTTCTCACTGTGGGCAACAGCATGATGGGGGATGATGGTGCTGGCCCCCTGCTGGCCAAGATGATGAAAGAGCAGCCTGTCGAAGGATGGGAAGTGATGGAGGGAGGGGCGATGCCCGAAGACTGCCTGCATCTCATCCGGGCTGAGCAGCCACAGCGAGTGTTGGTGGTGGATGCGGCAGATATAGGTGAGAAGGCCGGAGAGATCCGGATCATCGATCCCGAGACCATTGCCGATATGTATGTGGTGTCGACCCATAGTCTGCCGCTTAACTTTCTCATTGATGAGCTCAAGACCTTCGTTCCCGAGGTGATCTTTGTCGGGATCCAGCCCGCGATCGTTGCTTTCTCTGCTCCATTGACCGAGATGGTACAGAGCGCCGTCGAGACCCTGTATAGCCGTTTACCCGGCTGGCAGGGGGGTGGAGGCTTTGAGCACTGCTAG
- a CDS encoding 4Fe-4S dicluster domain-containing protein yields the protein MNRFVFADPNLCIGCRTCEVTCVISHQEDSSLAGLDPSDFSPRLSLVQNAQTTTPIMCRQCDDAPCAQVCPNNAIIHEDNQVKVIQSRCIGCKTCVIACPYGAMNVVTKMVEDEKATGLFKRRVPVSQALKCDLCNHRAEGPACMQVCPTSAIKIIEPETLNETSRQKREAAALSASLIPSL from the coding sequence ATGAACCGGTTTGTTTTTGCAGATCCAAATTTGTGTATTGGGTGTCGAACCTGTGAAGTCACTTGTGTGATCTCACACCAGGAAGACAGCTCACTGGCTGGCTTAGATCCATCAGATTTTTCACCACGCTTGTCGCTGGTGCAAAATGCTCAGACGACAACACCTATCATGTGTCGCCAGTGTGATGATGCTCCCTGTGCTCAGGTTTGCCCTAATAACGCTATCATCCATGAGGATAATCAGGTTAAAGTGATTCAGTCACGCTGTATTGGCTGTAAGACCTGTGTCATTGCCTGTCCTTATGGTGCGATGAATGTTGTGACTAAAATGGTTGAGGACGAGAAGGCGACAGGGCTGTTTAAGCGCCGTGTTCCTGTGTCTCAGGCATTGAAATGTGATTTGTGTAATCACCGTGCAGAGGGACCCGCTTGTATGCAGGTTTGTCCGACTAGCGCGATCAAGATCATTGAACCAGAAACCTTGAATGAAACCAGCAGACAGAAGCGAGAAGCGGCGGCACTGAGTGCTTCGCTGATCCCATCTCTCTGA
- the fdhF gene encoding formate dehydrogenase subunit alpha: MKKITTVCPYCGTGCKLKLVVENDKVVAAEPANGRTNESQLCLKGYYGWDFLNDTNLLTPRLKQPMIRRTKDSALEAVSWDEALDFTANKLKAIKDKHGPDAIITTGSARGPGNEANYVMQKLTRAVFGTNNVDHCARVUHAPSVSGLETTVGNGAMSNAIPEIQDTKCLLIFGYNAADSHPVVARHILKARAKGAKVIVCDPRKIETARVADQWLALKNGSNMAVVNALANVLIEENLYDKAYVQQNVEGFEEFRKVVEKYTPESVEEITGLKADEIRQAARTYAEASEAMILWGMGVTQYGQAVDVVRGLAGLALLTGNFGRRGVGCGPVRGQNNVQGTCDMGMLPNVYPGYQSVEDDAVREKFEKAWGVKLSAKPGYKLTEITHKVEEGKCKAFYIFGEDPAQTEADLNELRETLRKMELVIVQDIFMTQTAEFADVIFPATSWGEHEGVYSSADRGFQRFSKAVTPPPNVKPDWEIFCLLAQKLGYQMSYNNTQEIWDELRGLCPKYAGASYEKMEGLKSVQWPCPTDDHPGTSFLFEGNKFTTPSGKGQLIAADWRPPHEQPDEEYPLVLSTVREVGHYSCRSMTGNCAALQTLADEPGYVQIHPDDGKALGVEDQQLVWISSRRGKVITRANFNDRVNKGVVYMTYQWWIGACNELTIEHVDPISKTPEYKFCAVKIEQIEDQASAENYVQTEYSDMKRRLKNHVANA, encoded by the coding sequence ATGAAAAAAATCACAACTGTTTGCCCCTATTGTGGAACGGGGTGCAAACTGAAGTTGGTTGTCGAGAATGACAAGGTGGTGGCTGCGGAGCCTGCGAATGGCCGCACCAATGAAAGCCAGCTTTGTCTTAAAGGCTATTATGGCTGGGACTTTCTCAACGATACCAACTTACTGACTCCACGCCTAAAACAGCCGATGATTCGTCGCACCAAGGATTCCGCTCTTGAAGCTGTCTCCTGGGATGAAGCATTGGACTTCACCGCGAATAAACTGAAGGCGATCAAAGATAAGCATGGTCCGGACGCCATTATCACCACAGGCTCTGCCCGTGGACCCGGTAATGAAGCCAACTATGTGATGCAAAAACTCACGAGGGCGGTCTTCGGGACCAATAACGTCGATCACTGCGCTAGGGTGTGACACGCTCCCTCAGTCTCCGGTCTGGAGACAACAGTAGGTAATGGTGCCATGAGTAACGCCATTCCCGAAATTCAAGATACGAAATGCTTACTCATATTCGGTTACAACGCGGCTGACTCTCACCCGGTTGTAGCAAGACACATTCTGAAAGCACGCGCTAAGGGTGCCAAAGTTATTGTTTGTGACCCACGTAAGATTGAAACTGCGCGGGTTGCGGATCAGTGGCTGGCCCTGAAAAACGGCTCTAACATGGCCGTGGTTAATGCGCTGGCGAATGTCCTGATCGAAGAGAACCTCTACGACAAGGCGTATGTACAACAAAATGTGGAAGGCTTTGAAGAGTTCCGCAAGGTTGTAGAAAAGTATACTCCTGAGTCGGTTGAGGAGATCACCGGACTGAAGGCCGATGAGATCCGTCAGGCTGCCCGTACCTATGCCGAGGCATCTGAAGCGATGATCCTGTGGGGCATGGGTGTGACCCAGTATGGTCAGGCGGTTGACGTGGTGCGTGGCTTGGCGGGTCTTGCCCTGCTGACCGGTAACTTTGGCCGTCGTGGCGTGGGTTGTGGTCCGGTTCGTGGCCAGAACAACGTTCAGGGTACCTGTGACATGGGTATGCTGCCTAATGTCTATCCTGGCTACCAGTCGGTTGAGGATGATGCGGTTCGCGAGAAGTTTGAAAAAGCCTGGGGCGTTAAACTTTCTGCGAAGCCGGGCTACAAGCTGACCGAGATCACTCACAAGGTGGAAGAGGGTAAGTGTAAGGCCTTCTACATCTTTGGTGAGGATCCGGCTCAGACAGAAGCCGATCTGAACGAGCTGCGTGAAACCCTGCGTAAGATGGAGCTGGTAATTGTTCAGGATATCTTCATGACTCAGACTGCTGAGTTTGCGGATGTAATCTTCCCGGCGACCAGCTGGGGTGAACATGAAGGCGTTTACAGCTCTGCGGACCGTGGTTTCCAGCGCTTTAGCAAGGCGGTGACTCCACCACCGAATGTGAAGCCTGACTGGGAGATCTTCTGCCTGCTGGCTCAGAAACTGGGTTACCAGATGTCCTACAACAACACCCAGGAGATCTGGGATGAGTTGCGGGGTCTGTGTCCTAAGTATGCAGGTGCGTCCTACGAGAAGATGGAAGGCTTGAAATCGGTTCAGTGGCCATGCCCAACCGACGATCATCCGGGAACCTCCTTCCTGTTTGAAGGAAACAAGTTCACCACTCCATCGGGTAAGGGACAGCTGATCGCCGCCGACTGGCGTCCACCGCATGAGCAGCCGGATGAGGAGTATCCTCTGGTGCTGTCTACCGTGCGTGAAGTGGGTCACTACTCCTGCCGCTCGATGACGGGTAACTGTGCCGCGCTACAGACTCTGGCCGATGAGCCGGGTTATGTGCAGATCCATCCTGATGATGGTAAGGCTCTGGGTGTTGAGGATCAGCAGTTGGTCTGGATCTCCTCGCGCCGCGGTAAGGTTATCACGCGTGCGAACTTTAATGACCGGGTGAACAAGGGTGTGGTTTACATGACCTATCAATGGTGGATCGGTGCTTGTAACGAGCTGACCATTGAGCATGTGGATCCTATCTCTAAGACCCCTGAGTATAAGTTCTGTGCGGTGAAAATCGAGCAGATTGAAGATCAGGCTTCGGCTGAAAATTACGTACAGACAGAGTACAGTGATATGAAACGTCGCCTGAAGAATCATGTAGCGAACGCATAA